A window of Ranitomeya variabilis isolate aRanVar5 chromosome 2, aRanVar5.hap1, whole genome shotgun sequence contains these coding sequences:
- the CRACR2B gene encoding EF-hand calcium-binding domain-containing protein 4A: protein MEQRGTSPRCSPCLRGRKGLKAPRRSTPSLLSRESKEMMGKAEELFQLCDKEEKGLITKRDLQRLQNELPLTPEQLEAVFDSLDQSNNGYLTPVEFSMGLGKLLGVNIANGEEDGERQIMEETFESGWSDEDDDTEEMLFCATMEQLGATRIVEEHRQSRYLWNRLRKECPDLLTNFEDLLFGFSSDIRDVHREKETLEQALKRKEIDHGREVRSLYDEMEQQIKLEKERHLRKDSMKQQDRHTSLQRELLIKEQELEGIALRQRQLEQKLHSLSSEQLETRVQNDVLKQLNEDLLGQLEKTKTDLEKAQAHLQNLRRQEKEELERKKRDVFKVSRNMQKEKQSLLRQLELLREMNKKLRDEKDVFEARKLDTLRKELADPILTPRSCCCCCCHSSCASSAHCDPGL from the exons ATGGAACAAAGGGGTACTtccccaaggtgttctccatgtcttAGGGGAAGGAAAGGGTTAAAAGCTCCCAGACGGTCGACGCCATCCCTCCTGTCAAGAGAATCAAAGGAAATGATGGGAAAAGCTGAGGAACTCTTTCAACTTTGCGATAAGGAGGAAAAAGGGCTAATAACCAAACGAGATCTTCAG cggcTGCAGAATGAGCTTCCTCTTACACCAGAACAATTAGAAGCTGTATTTGACAGCTTGGACCAAAGCAACAATGGCTACCTCACTCCTGTGGAGTTCAGCATGGGCCTCG GTAAGTTATTAGGAGTTAATATTGCAAATGGCGAAGAAGATGGTGAAAGGCAGATAATGGAGGAAACCTTTGAATCCGGATGGTCCGATGAAGATGATGATACAGAGGAGATGCTGTTCTGTGCCACCATGGAACAGTTGGGGGCTACCCGCATCGTTGAAGA ACACAGGCAGAGCCGGTATCTGTGGAACCGTCTACGCAAGGAGTGTCCCGACTTGCTTACAAACTTTGAAGACCTTCTCTTCGGCTTTTCCTCTGACATCCGGGATGTGCATCGCGAAAAAGAGACTCTGGAACAGGCTTTAAAAAG GAAAGAGATAGATCACGGGCGAGAGGTGCGGAGTCtgtatgatgagatggagcaacaaATTAAACTAGAGAAAGAACGGCATCTCCGAAAG GACTCCATGAAACAACAGGACAGACACACAAGTCTTCAGCGAGAACTGCTGATAAAAGAACAAGAGCTCGAGGGCATCGCTCTCCGCCAGAGACAG CTCGAGCAGAAGCTGCATTCCCTTAGTAGTGAACAACTTGAGACCCGTGTTCAAAACGATGTCTTGAAACAGCTAAATGAAGATCTCCTTGGACAACTAGAAAAGACCAAGACAGATTTGGAAAAAGCTCAAGCCCATCTACAAAACCTCCGCAGACAAGAAAAAGAGGAGCTGGAGCGTAAGAAGAG GGATGTGTTCAAAGTGTCTCGAAATATGCAGAAAGAGAAGCAGAGTCTTCTCCGACAACTGGAGCTTCTCAG ggAAATGAACAAAAAGCTTCGAGATGAGAAGGATGTGTTTGAAGCAAGAAAACTAGATACCCTAAGGAAAGAACTTGCAGACCCCATCCTGACGCCCagaagctgctgctgctgttgctgccacTCAAGCTGTGCCAGCAGTGCCCACTGTGATCCTGGATTATGA